The Campylobacter sp. MG1 DNA segment TGATTATTTAAAATATAATGTTTTATTTCATTTGCACCATCTGATAATATAGTGTTTAATTTTATATTGGAATATTCTTTAAATTTCAATAATCTTTTTAAACCAAAACTAGCATTAATTAAAGAAAAATCTTTATCAAAAATTGCTAAATTTATATTGACCTGTTTATAAATATCTTCATAAACTATAGTATCTTTAATCTCATCATCTAAAATATCTTGTCTTAATAAAGCAAAATGACCTATTATATTCAAATGTTTATCTGGCTTGTTTTCATAATTATAATCTCGTTTAACACTAAAACTCACTTTAAATTCAGCATACCTACCATTGCTTTGTTTAAAATATAGTTTTTGTTCAACAATTCTAGAATAATTTATAACTTGATTATTTTTAAGATTTCTTAATTTTAATAACAACTCAGTATAAGCTGGGATACTTTGCTCATGCAACAAATCTTTTAAATGCATATAAACAATATTAGAATGACCTAAAATTTTATCTACATTTTTACTACACGACTTTATTTTTAACTGTCCTGCTTGCAAATTAAATGTCATTGTTATAATGAAACTTTTCTCTAAAGCTTCGTACTGAGTTTTAATATTTTCATAACTTTTACTAACAATATTAGTATCAAGTATCATTAAAATATCATAACAAAATCTCTCAGATCTCATTATAAATGGGTAAATTTTTACTTCTTTATAATCATCTCCATTAACATAATGTTCTGTTTGTATATAATAACCCTGATTTTTTATAGAATTTTGCATATTATTAGCAAACCCTATAGGATCATAACCATCGTTATTTTCCCTTTTACCCAACATGTATAAATTCATTTTAGACATACTTGTTATTTTTTGTTTGTAAAAATCTAATGCTGATTGATTTGCTTTAAAAATCTTTGCTGTAAAAGCATCTATCATAAACATAGGAATAGTACTTTTACTAAACATAGAACTAAGTCTTTGCTCTAATTCACTATATTCTTCTCTAATTTCATTATATTCTAAAACACTAATCCCAGTTTGTTTTTGTAATTCTAATAAATCAGAGCCTGCCAATAATTCAAATGTCTTATTAGATTCAGGGTCAGCACTACTTAATAAATCATAGCAATAATTAGATTGCTTTATAATCCCATTTTTAACTAATAAAGAATCCAAGTAAGAATTCCATAAAAATATAACTAATATTAATAATAAAAATGCACTAATTACAAAATAATAATTAAAAAATTCACTACTAGATATAAAACTTCTAATATTAAAACCTTTATATTCACTAATTACTGAACCAATATCTTGTTCACTTGTTTGGTAAATTCCTGAAAGATACCAATAAAAATTAAAATTATTAATATTTTCTAATTTTCTTAACTTATTTTCATCACTAGAATAAAGAACGTTTCCAAAAGAATCTACTAATATAAAATCAACACTAAATTTATTAATATTTTTTAAAAATTTATTTAAATCTAATTTGGCAACTAAAAAAGAATAATCTCTATGCTTAATTTTTTTTGCAAAATAAATACTGCTATCAAAATCTTTATTAGTTATTAATTCACTAATATAATCATTTTTAACAGATGATTCGTTTATTTCTATAAATTTATCTATATCATCTGATTTTTGAGCATGTTTTTTTAATACATTACCATTCTTATCTAAATAATAAAAAGCAGAAAAAATATCAAAATCTAATCTTTCTAATATAGAGTTAATCTCAAGTGCTTTTATATATAAATCTAGTCTTATTTGATTTTGTTTGAAAGTATTTTGTATGCTATGATTAATCAATTTATTATTATTAATTAATTTATCATTAATTGCTGTGTAATTTACATAAAAAGAAAAAAATAACATTAAAATTAATAATATAATGGTAATAAAAAAATTTTTTCTTAATAGCCAAATAATATTATCAAATTTTAACACTTTAATCCTTTCTTAGTATATTCATTTTTAAAATAACCATTAAAATAAAACGATATCATTAAAGATGGCAATAAAAATAATGAGCCAAATAAAAGTAAAACCATAACCATAACAGTTAACAAGCCAAAATAAATAGTAGGCATAAAATTAGAACTCATCATTAAGCAAAAACCTAAAACTATAGTAAATGTTGTATAATAGAGTGCTGAACCTATACTAAGATGAGATAACCTTATGGCATCATCTAAAGTATTTTTCTTAATCTCTTCTTTAAATCTATGGACATAATGAATTATGGCATCAACTCCCATACCTATTGAAATCGCTGCTATAGTAACACTCATTAAATCAAGACTTAAACCACTAAAACCTAATATAGCAAATAATAATGAAATAGGGATTATATTTGATATTATTCCTATAATACTAAATCTTAAATTCCTAAATATTATCAAAAATAAAGCAAATATACTTAAAATAACAAATTCTAAAGTATCTATTTGAGAATGTACCAATGAACTTAACATATTGTTATACAAAATCATAACTCCACTAACCTGTATACTAATATTATAATCTTTACCAATATTATCTAAATTTTTTCTTAAATTATATAAAAATTCTGCTCTTTTTAAAGTTTTATCACTATCTACTATTCTAATAGCCAACCTTAATTCTTTACTATTTTCATTATAGTATGGACTAATTATTTGTTTTTTAAGTTCATCACTTAAATTTACTTGTAAAAAACTTAATGTGAGCCCATCTATTTCCTTATCATTATTAATTTTTTTTGCAAAATCTAATAAAGGATAAAGACTTAAAACACTTCCTATATATTTTTGCTCTTCTAAAAATTTATGAATTTTTCCTAATATTTCTAATTTTGTTGGAGTTAAATAATACTTATTACTATCTACTTGGTTTAAAAATTCACTAAAATCTTCATCGCTTTCATCGCTTTCATCATTAAATTTAACTATAATATCCAGTGGTAATGTACCACCTAATTTTTCATCTATGAGCAATAAACCCTGCTTTATATTACTACTATCTTTAAAATAATTAACAAATGAATTTTCTACGCTAAGTTTAGGAACAGCAAAAACTGAAAAAACAATTATAAATACACTTATAACATATACTATTTTTCTACGCTTAATAGCAGTATTGGCACAAAATAATAAAAAATTTGAATTATTAAAAAAATGAACCTTTTTATTATCTTTTTTATTTAGTAATAAAAATGGTAAAAATAAATAACATAAAACTAAACTTATGCTAATACCTACACTCATCATAATACCTAGTTCACTAATTGGTTTTATGCCAGAAAAAACCAAACTCATAAAACCGACAACTGTAGTTAAAATAGCATAAAAACTAGGTCTTGCTTTTGTTAATAAAGTATGTCTTACTTTTGTAGTATTATCACTGATATGATTTTTTTGTAATAATTCAGCAAAATGAGTTAATATATGAACAATCACTGATATCGTTATTATAAGAACTAGCGCCACATAATTACTTGATATGACTGTAATGTTATAATTTAATAATGCTAAAACGCCAGTAGTTGTAAATAATGAAACTAAACATATAAACATACAAACAAAAACAAAATAAAAACTTCTAAAAAATATAAAAATAGCAATAAAAAGTAGTATAAATAAACCTAAACCATAGGTATATAAATCATCTTTTACATAAGTTATCATATCACTTGCTATTACATTCATACCACCTAAAATTAGATTATGTTTTTGTGAAAAATCTTTTAGTATAGGAATAATATCATCAGCATTTGTAGCACTAACTAAAAAATCACACACTAAAAAATCATCACTAATTAAATTTTTAATATAAAATTTATTATTAGATATTTCATTTCTAGCTTTATCTAAATTAGCACCATTATTTATACTACCTGCACCACTTAAAAATAATGGAGCGTTCAAAATACTAAGGACATTACGAACGCCATCTAAATTTAATAATTCTTTTTCAATATTTTGTAATTTTTCAATATTATCTTTACTAAAAATATCATCATTAGCCTTATATGCTAAAACTAAAAAATTTTGCTCGCCAAAAGTTTTTAAGCTATTATTAAAAAGCTGTAAATCTTTATCATTTTCTAAAAAAAAACTCGTAGATTTTGCCTCTATATTAATATACTTAGAATAATACGAAAAACACAGACATATCAAAAATGTAAAAGCAAAAACTCTTTTAGAGTTTCTTAATAATACTGTAATTATTTGATTCATTTAAGCTTTTCAAATAAAGCACTAATGCCATTTTGATTAATAATATCTAAAAATTGAGACCTATAACTAGCTATCAAACTTGTATCTAAAATCTCTATATCATATAGTTTACAATCATTTTGAATTCTTCTAAATTTAAAAACCATATTTTTTTCTTGATTTTCATAAAATACTTGCATATTTGCTTGGCATTTTTTATCATCAAATGAAGCATCTATTAACTTTAAAGAACTTCCTTTAACTAAATCAATTTTACTAGAAAAATCTTTTTTTAATCTATTGATAAATAAATCTTTAAATTCTATAACTTCTTTATCATTTAATTTACTAAAATATTTTTTAGATAAAACCAAATTACTCATTAA contains these protein-coding regions:
- a CDS encoding efflux RND transporter permease subunit, with the translated sequence MNQIITVLLRNSKRVFAFTFLICLCFSYYSKYINIEAKSTSFFLENDKDLQLFNNSLKTFGEQNFLVLAYKANDDIFSKDNIEKLQNIEKELLNLDGVRNVLSILNAPLFLSGAGSINNGANLDKARNEISNNKFYIKNLISDDFLVCDFLVSATNADDIIPILKDFSQKHNLILGGMNVIASDMITYVKDDLYTYGLGLFILLFIAIFIFFRSFYFVFVCMFICLVSLFTTTGVLALLNYNITVISSNYVALVLIITISVIVHILTHFAELLQKNHISDNTTKVRHTLLTKARPSFYAILTTVVGFMSLVFSGIKPISELGIMMSVGISISLVLCYLFLPFLLLNKKDNKKVHFFNNSNFLLFCANTAIKRRKIVYVISVFIIVFSVFAVPKLSVENSFVNYFKDSSNIKQGLLLIDEKLGGTLPLDIIVKFNDESDESDEDFSEFLNQVDSNKYYLTPTKLEILGKIHKFLEEQKYIGSVLSLYPLLDFAKKINNDKEIDGLTLSFLQVNLSDELKKQIISPYYNENSKELRLAIRIVDSDKTLKRAEFLYNLRKNLDNIGKDYNISIQVSGVMILYNNMLSSLVHSQIDTLEFVILSIFALFLIIFRNLRFSIIGIISNIIPISLLFAILGFSGLSLDLMSVTIAAISIGMGVDAIIHYVHRFKEEIKKNTLDDAIRLSHLSIGSALYYTTFTIVLGFCLMMSSNFMPTIYFGLLTVMVMVLLLFGSLFLLPSLMISFYFNGYFKNEYTKKGLKC
- a CDS encoding MlaC/ttg2D family ABC transporter substrate-binding protein, with amino-acid sequence MKKIIFLLLCVNFLLAYNVDSFNDEISNDVLKIQEILKQDGNNKSEDLFNLLNHNLDIDLMSNLVLSKKYFSKLNDKEVIEFKDLFINRLKKDFSSKIDLVKGSSLKLIDASFDDKKCQANMQVFYENQEKNMVFKFRRIQNDCKLYDIEILDTSLIASYRSQFLDIINQNGISALFEKLK